From Rhineura floridana isolate rRhiFlo1 chromosome 5, rRhiFlo1.hap2, whole genome shotgun sequence, a single genomic window includes:
- the LOC133386190 gene encoding TSC22 domain family protein 1 isoform X5, protein MDLVKSHLMYAVREEVEVLKEQIKELIEKNNQLEQENTLLKTLASPEQLAQFQAQLQTSSSPASSQPQGTTQQPSQPASQGSGPSA, encoded by the coding sequence GATCTTGTAAAGAGTCATTTGATGTATGCTGTAAGAGAAGAAGTGGAGGTTCTCAAAGAGCAGATCAAAGAGCTAATTGAGAAGAACAACCAACTGGAGCAGGAAAACACCCTTCTGAAAACACTGGCCAGTCCAGAGCAGCTGGCCCAGTTCCAAGCACAGTTGCAGACGAGTTCTTCACCTGCATCCTCCCAGCCACAAGGAACAACTCAGCAACCTTCCCAGCCAGCATCACAAGGCTCAGGACCCTCAGCATAG